One Gloeothece verrucosa PCC 7822 DNA window includes the following coding sequences:
- a CDS encoding bifunctional serine/threonine-protein kinase/ABC transporter substrate-binding protein — protein MLKPGDILNGRYQIIAKIGQGGFGQTYQAVYVEASNPLSCVVKEIVPPPSPNPRVLGEIEQRFAREAKSLAKLGEHPQIPQLYDYFQQQGKFYLIQEYIEGHDLSEEIAPGKPSWTEAKVIQLLEEVLPILQFIHQQDIIHRDLKPSNLRRCSQNGKIVLIDFGAVKELTSVVLEPEETSMNFTQAIGTPGYMPAEQQSGNPQLNSDLYALGMICIQALTGFHPRTLPSDPSTGSVIWHYSTADRNLVEVSPGLEQLLNKMVHYHFRDRFASAAEVLEALHRVPQRPSSKLKVLKPLPAKKRPSLPIKWFFWGFSCLTLALGMTQIPKLQKQACSVEVGDNISCGEEILSRNFLAPEKEEGVKAFSLGNYKEAVTWFELARKKLPSDPETLIYLNNAQLAAQRAPYYTIAVAVPLGNPSDGGDSGREILRGVAQIQSQINQTKAINGSGLQVVLADDANTSFRAQQVAEKLGARAAILGVVGHYTSGNTRAALPIYEKYNLVLISPTSTAQTLAQDSKVFFRTVPQDQVTAQALAQYLYQQAKTQKVAIFYNRNSNYSSSLRDQFLLSFDELGGLVVRQFDLSEPFFDADATIDEAAKRGATGLILFPDAKENPYTFTNSLKVIRTNQNRYQIAGGDSLYTSDILQEKKASENLLIGITWHELSSNNLEFAETVKKFWGGNVSWRTAMAADATQVLKVALLQQSSLSWLESLQAIFDANIRRQKMLETLRKPDFKTVGATGEISFKTSGDRAQTVAELVKVVPSRCSPYGYLFIPVEYKTAQEAGLKCD, from the coding sequence ATGCTCAAACCAGGGGATATCCTGAATGGTCGTTATCAAATTATCGCCAAAATTGGTCAAGGAGGATTTGGTCAAACCTATCAAGCTGTCTATGTAGAGGCATCCAACCCTCTTTCCTGTGTGGTTAAGGAAATTGTCCCGCCTCCCTCTCCCAATCCTCGCGTCTTAGGCGAAATCGAACAGCGATTTGCTCGAGAAGCAAAAAGCTTGGCTAAATTAGGAGAGCATCCTCAAATCCCCCAACTTTATGACTATTTTCAGCAACAAGGTAAGTTTTATTTAATTCAAGAATATATAGAAGGCCACGATCTTAGCGAAGAAATTGCCCCAGGTAAACCGAGTTGGACTGAAGCTAAAGTGATACAACTTTTAGAAGAGGTGTTACCTATTCTTCAATTCATCCATCAGCAAGATATTATTCATCGGGACCTCAAACCCTCTAATCTCAGACGATGTTCTCAAAATGGCAAAATTGTTTTAATCGATTTTGGGGCCGTCAAAGAACTCACCAGTGTGGTGCTAGAACCCGAAGAAACCTCCATGAACTTTACTCAGGCCATCGGAACTCCGGGCTATATGCCGGCTGAACAACAAAGTGGAAATCCTCAACTTAATAGTGATCTCTATGCTTTAGGCATGATCTGTATTCAAGCGTTGACTGGCTTTCATCCGAGAACTTTACCTTCAGATCCCAGCACGGGAAGTGTTATCTGGCACTATTCTACGGCGGACCGAAATTTAGTAGAAGTCAGTCCAGGTTTAGAGCAGTTGCTCAACAAGATGGTTCATTACCATTTCCGAGATCGTTTTGCCTCAGCCGCCGAAGTTTTAGAAGCTTTACATCGCGTCCCTCAGCGCCCGAGTTCAAAATTAAAAGTTTTAAAGCCTTTACCTGCTAAAAAAAGGCCTTCATTGCCGATAAAATGGTTTTTTTGGGGTTTTTCTTGTTTAACTCTGGCTTTGGGAATGACACAAATTCCTAAGTTACAAAAACAAGCTTGTTCGGTTGAGGTAGGAGATAACATCAGTTGTGGGGAAGAAATTCTTTCAAGAAATTTTTTAGCACCGGAAAAAGAAGAAGGGGTCAAAGCTTTTTCGCTAGGCAATTATAAAGAGGCTGTGACTTGGTTTGAGTTAGCCAGAAAAAAACTCCCTAGTGATCCTGAAACATTGATTTATCTTAATAATGCTCAATTGGCTGCACAACGCGCCCCATACTATACCATAGCCGTTGCTGTTCCTTTAGGAAATCCTTCTGACGGAGGAGATTCGGGACGAGAAATTCTGCGCGGTGTTGCCCAAATTCAAAGCCAAATCAATCAAACTAAAGCGATCAATGGCTCAGGTTTACAAGTTGTTCTAGCTGATGATGCTAATACTTCTTTTCGCGCTCAACAGGTAGCCGAAAAACTTGGGGCAAGAGCGGCTATTTTAGGAGTGGTTGGACATTATACCAGTGGCAATACTCGCGCGGCTCTGCCGATTTATGAAAAATATAATTTGGTGTTGATTTCTCCCACCAGTACAGCCCAAACTTTAGCTCAAGATAGTAAAGTTTTTTTTCGCACGGTTCCTCAAGATCAGGTAACGGCTCAAGCTTTAGCTCAATATCTTTATCAACAAGCTAAAACCCAAAAAGTTGCCATTTTTTATAATCGCAATAGTAACTACAGTAGCTCTTTGCGAGATCAGTTTTTACTCAGTTTTGATGAGTTAGGAGGGCTGGTGGTGAGACAATTTGATTTATCTGAACCTTTTTTTGATGCTGATGCCACTATTGATGAAGCGGCTAAACGGGGAGCCACCGGCTTAATATTATTTCCCGATGCTAAAGAAAATCCTTATACTTTTACCAATAGTTTAAAAGTGATTAGAACTAATCAAAATCGCTATCAAATAGCGGGAGGAGATAGTTTATATACTTCAGATATTCTCCAAGAAAAAAAAGCCTCAGAAAATCTTTTAATTGGCATTACTTGGCATGAATTAAGCAGTAATAATTTAGAGTTTGCTGAAACGGTGAAAAAGTTTTGGGGCGGCAATGTAAGCTGGCGGACAGCTATGGCGGCTGATGCGACTCAGGTTTTAAAAGTCGCTCTTTTACAGCAATCTTCTTTGAGTTGGCTAGAATCTTTACAGGCTATATTTGATGCTAATATTCGTCGGCAGAAGATGCTAGAAACCCTCAGAAAACCGGATTTTAAAACAGTGGGAGCAACCGGAGAAATTAGTTTTAAAACCAGTGGAGATCGCGCTCAAACGGTGGCCGAGTTGGTTAAGGTTGTTCCTTCTCGTTGTTCTCCTTATGGTTATTTATTTATTCCTGTGGAGTATAAAACGGCTCAAGAAGCGGGATTAAAATGTGATTGA
- a CDS encoding pentapeptide repeat-containing protein has translation MNKLNAKKLVNWLLAAVFVAFVAAFSLLFQSSATAQSLPEPATSPTVLPAAPITAPVNSVSANITRLLQTNECPGCNLRGANLDRLNLTAANLEGANLEDVSLEGSILEQANLQAANLQGADLGKANITGANLQGANLFEADLEKANLQAVNLQGADLQGADLEKTNLIDANLLGANLRGADLEKATLPLGLTIQ, from the coding sequence ATGAACAAACTCAATGCTAAAAAACTCGTTAACTGGCTTCTAGCCGCAGTATTTGTCGCCTTTGTAGCCGCGTTTTCTCTGCTATTTCAGTCCAGTGCTACCGCTCAATCTCTACCTGAACCCGCCACATCTCCCACTGTCTTACCAGCAGCACCTATCACAGCACCCGTCAATTCTGTATCAGCAAACATTACACGGTTATTACAAACCAATGAATGTCCCGGATGCAATCTCAGAGGAGCAAATCTAGATCGATTAAATCTAACTGCCGCCAACTTAGAAGGCGCAAACTTGGAAGACGTATCTTTAGAAGGCTCAATTTTAGAGCAAGCTAACCTACAAGCGGCTAATCTACAAGGCGCAGATTTAGGCAAAGCCAACATAACCGGAGCCAACTTACAAGGCGCTAACCTTTTTGAGGCTGATTTAGAAAAAGCCAACCTACAAGCAGTCAATTTGCAAGGGGCCGATTTACAAGGAGCCGACCTAGAAAAAACCAATTTAATTGATGCTAACCTATTAGGCGCTAACCTGCGGGGGGCTGATTTAGAAAAAGCCACCTTACCCCTAGGATTAACTATTCAGTAA
- the queA gene encoding tRNA preQ1(34) S-adenosylmethionine ribosyltransferase-isomerase QueA → MTNDQLLSSYDYELPLDLIAQNPVVPRDMSRLLIVDTPASHTHSIFRELPKWLLPGDLLVFNNTRVIPARLYGCKSTGAPIEILLLEPKSNGCWLALVKPGKRFKVGSELWFYPPSANPKNPEIFLKAKVLDRDEATGGRILQFLWDNDQSFWELLEKIGQVPLPPYITSSDAKSSQYQTVYAKELGAVAAPTAGLHFTDELLKSLQSIGIDQAWITLHVGVGTFRPVEKEDITQHQMHTEWLEVPSATVTKIQETKARGGRVIAVGTTVVRALEGAAKETQAPESEYLLPFQGRTDLFIYPGYRWRVIDGMITNFHLPKSSLLMLVSALIGRERLLELYHQAIQEKYRFYSFGDAMLILPTAVL, encoded by the coding sequence ATGACCAACGACCAGTTATTATCGAGTTACGATTATGAGCTTCCCTTGGATTTGATCGCTCAAAATCCTGTTGTCCCTCGAGATATGTCTCGTCTTTTGATAGTTGACACTCCGGCTAGTCATACCCATAGTATTTTTCGAGAATTACCTAAATGGCTTTTGCCGGGTGATTTACTCGTTTTTAATAATACTCGCGTGATCCCCGCCCGTCTTTATGGGTGTAAATCTACAGGGGCCCCGATTGAAATTTTACTTTTAGAGCCTAAATCTAATGGATGTTGGTTAGCTTTGGTCAAACCCGGTAAGCGCTTTAAAGTAGGTTCAGAACTTTGGTTTTATCCTCCCTCAGCTAATCCAAAAAACCCAGAAATTTTCTTAAAGGCAAAAGTCTTAGATCGCGATGAAGCAACCGGCGGCAGAATTCTACAATTTCTCTGGGATAATGATCAATCTTTTTGGGAATTATTAGAGAAAATAGGACAAGTTCCTTTGCCTCCTTACATCACTTCTTCTGATGCAAAAAGTTCTCAATATCAAACTGTTTATGCCAAAGAACTCGGGGCTGTGGCTGCTCCTACAGCCGGTTTACATTTTACAGATGAGCTTCTTAAAAGTCTACAGTCTATAGGTATAGATCAAGCCTGGATTACTCTTCATGTGGGTGTGGGAACTTTTCGCCCTGTGGAAAAGGAAGATATTACCCAACATCAGATGCACACTGAATGGTTAGAAGTGCCATCGGCAACGGTAACAAAAATACAAGAGACGAAAGCTCGAGGAGGACGAGTCATTGCTGTGGGAACAACGGTGGTACGGGCTTTAGAAGGAGCGGCTAAGGAAACTCAAGCCCCTGAGAGTGAGTATCTTTTACCGTTTCAAGGTAGAACAGATTTATTTATTTATCCGGGTTATCGTTGGCGGGTTATCGATGGAATGATTACTAATTTTCATTTACCTAAATCGAGTTTGTTGATGTTAGTGAGTGCTTTAATCGGACGTGAGCGGTTGTTGGAATTATATCATCAAGCGATTCAGGAAAAATATCGTTTCTATTCTTTTGGCGATGCGATGTTGATTTTACCCACAGCCGTCTTATAG